The following are encoded together in the Acinetobacter radioresistens DSM 6976 = NBRC 102413 = CIP 103788 genome:
- a CDS encoding RluA family pseudouridine synthase: MNSTQQWQSVTWFEVDEHQAGQRIDNFLFSRLKGVPKSRIYRLIREGQVRVNKKRIKAESKLAIGDQVRVAPIRFEPKDETPVPVSDKVAQGLLSRVIYEDEGLMVVNKPSGIAVHGGSGVAYGLIEGLRAATGKKYLELVHRIDRDTSGLVMISKKRSVLKTLQDLLREHKIKKTYAAIVKGQVSLDQQLIDAPLYRYELANGERRVRVSKEGKDSKTQWNVAERFMHATLVYASPLSGRTHQIRVHGLSIGHPLVGDDKYGHETEYKGPKPRRLCLHAMRLEIPGYPTIEAPLPEDMQSLAAQLRAQKKD, translated from the coding sequence ATGAATTCTACACAACAATGGCAAAGTGTCACATGGTTTGAAGTGGATGAGCATCAAGCAGGTCAGCGGATTGACAATTTTCTGTTTAGCCGGCTTAAAGGCGTACCCAAAAGCCGCATTTATCGGCTCATTCGTGAAGGCCAGGTGCGGGTCAATAAAAAGCGCATTAAAGCAGAAAGTAAGCTTGCAATTGGTGATCAGGTTCGTGTCGCTCCTATCCGTTTTGAGCCCAAAGATGAAACACCGGTACCTGTTTCTGACAAAGTCGCTCAAGGTCTGCTAAGCCGTGTGATTTATGAAGATGAAGGCCTGATGGTGGTCAATAAACCTTCAGGTATTGCAGTACATGGTGGTAGCGGTGTGGCGTATGGCCTGATCGAGGGTTTGCGTGCAGCGACGGGTAAAAAGTACCTGGAACTGGTTCACCGGATTGACCGCGATACATCAGGCCTGGTCATGATTTCAAAAAAACGTAGTGTGTTAAAAACCCTACAGGACCTGTTACGTGAACATAAGATTAAAAAAACTTATGCGGCAATTGTGAAAGGGCAGGTCAGTCTGGATCAACAGCTCATTGATGCTCCTTTATACCGTTACGAACTGGCCAATGGCGAACGGCGTGTACGGGTTTCTAAAGAAGGGAAAGATTCTAAAACCCAATGGAACGTAGCAGAACGCTTTATGCACGCTACACTGGTTTATGCATCTCCGCTATCGGGTCGTACTCATCAGATTCGTGTGCATGGCTTGAGTATTGGACATCCATTGGTAGGTGATGATAAATACGGACATGAAACAGAATATAAAGGACCAAAACCACGTCGGCTCTGTCTGCATGCCATGCGTCTGGAAATTCCTGGCTATCCGACTATTGAAGCGCCTTTGCCAGAGGATATGCAAAGTCTGGCTGCACAGCTTCGGGCGCAGAAGAAGGATTGA
- a CDS encoding HAD-IA family hydrolase yields MKKPVELIIFDWDGTLFDSVGQIVASLQFAARQYQQPLTDEAAKSIIGLGLPEVAQCLFPAVPELHHDILQCYSEHYVAHSKTDAWFEGVAEMLDGLKQQNIKLAVATGKSRKGLDRVLAQTMSQELFNITRAASETRSKPNPLMLAEILEYTGVDAEQAIMVGDTSYDLEMAKNIAMPRVGVGYGVHSRAILAQFDPLFIADDVSALNRFLQQYIADQQAEPVMELET; encoded by the coding sequence ATGAAAAAACCTGTGGAACTCATCATTTTTGACTGGGATGGTACTTTGTTTGATTCAGTCGGACAGATTGTAGCAAGTTTACAATTTGCAGCACGTCAGTACCAACAACCTTTAACCGACGAGGCTGCTAAAAGTATAATCGGACTGGGTCTGCCTGAAGTGGCGCAGTGCCTTTTCCCTGCAGTTCCAGAATTACATCATGATATTTTACAGTGCTACTCTGAGCACTACGTGGCCCATTCCAAGACAGATGCCTGGTTTGAGGGTGTAGCTGAGATGCTGGACGGCCTGAAACAGCAGAATATTAAACTTGCAGTTGCGACTGGTAAAAGCCGTAAAGGGCTTGACCGGGTATTAGCTCAGACCATGAGTCAGGAACTGTTTAATATAACCCGGGCGGCGAGTGAAACGCGTTCTAAGCCTAACCCCTTAATGTTGGCAGAAATACTAGAATATACCGGTGTTGATGCCGAACAGGCCATTATGGTGGGAGACACCTCTTATGATCTGGAAATGGCTAAAAATATAGCCATGCCACGGGTCGGAGTAGGTTATGGAGTACATAGCAGGGCAATCCTCGCACAGTTTGATCCTTTATTTATCGCAGATGATGTGAGTGCTCTAAACCGTTTCTTGCAGCAGTATATAGCTGATCAGCAAGCAGAACCTGTCATGGAGCTGGAAACCTAG
- a CDS encoding 2-keto-4-pentenoate hydratase: protein MSNSAVVESVALALYQAETTVQAIAPIRLELGGENADVDIAYAVQDVNTERALVQGRRLVGRKIGLTSKVVQAQLGVDQPDFGMLFADMAYGDAELIPAGKLIQPKVEAEIALVIKEDLTKEKHTYADIISATDYALPAIEVVDSRIENWKISLIDTVADNASSAAFVLGSQPVKLENLDLVNCKMVMTRAEEVVSQGIGKACLANPLNAAVWLADEMVRRGRPLLKGDIILTGALGPMVVAHPGDEFKVEIEGFGSVTAAFAAE, encoded by the coding sequence ATGTCAAATTCTGCTGTCGTTGAATCAGTGGCTTTAGCACTTTATCAGGCTGAAACTACTGTCCAGGCTATTGCCCCGATCCGTCTGGAACTGGGTGGTGAAAATGCTGATGTTGATATCGCATATGCGGTACAGGATGTGAATACTGAACGGGCACTTGTCCAAGGGCGCCGTCTGGTCGGTCGAAAGATTGGCCTGACCTCTAAGGTTGTGCAGGCTCAGCTTGGAGTTGATCAGCCAGATTTCGGGATGCTATTTGCCGATATGGCGTATGGCGATGCTGAACTGATTCCTGCCGGCAAACTAATTCAGCCAAAAGTAGAAGCAGAAATTGCATTGGTAATTAAAGAAGACTTAACCAAAGAAAAACATACCTATGCAGACATCATCAGTGCAACTGATTATGCATTGCCCGCGATTGAAGTGGTCGATAGCCGTATCGAAAACTGGAAAATCAGCCTGATTGATACCGTAGCAGATAACGCCTCTTCTGCTGCATTTGTACTGGGTTCTCAGCCAGTTAAATTAGAAAATCTTGATCTGGTGAACTGCAAGATGGTGATGACACGCGCTGAAGAAGTGGTGTCTCAAGGCATTGGTAAAGCCTGCCTGGCTAATCCTTTAAATGCCGCAGTATGGCTGGCAGACGAGATGGTGCGCCGTGGTCGACCATTGTTAAAAGGTGACATTATTTTAACAGGTGCTTTAGGCCCGATGGTGGTAGCTCACCCAGGTGATGAATTCAAGGTTGAAATTGAAGGTTTCGGCTCTGTTACAGCCGCATTCGCTGCTGAATAA
- a CDS encoding acetaldehyde dehydrogenase (acetylating), translated as MKKIKCAMIGPGNIGTDLLYKLQRSEWLEPVWMVGIDPTSEGLARAAKMGLKTTAEGVDGLFPHIIEDDIKIAFDATSAYVHAENSRKLNELGVLMIDLTPAAIGPFCVPPVNLEALLATGEVPNINMVTCGGQATIPMVAAVSRVQPVEYGEIIATVSTKSVGPGTRKNIDEFTRTTAGAIEKVGGAKQGKAIIIINPAEPPLMMRDTVHCLVEGEPDQAAITDSVHAMIKEVQKYVPGYKLVNGPVFDGNRVSIYLEVEGLGDFLPKYAGNLDIMTAAAARTAEMFAEHVFKTVEA; from the coding sequence ATGAAAAAGATTAAATGTGCAATGATTGGTCCTGGGAATATTGGTACTGATTTGCTTTATAAACTGCAACGCAGCGAATGGTTGGAGCCAGTCTGGATGGTGGGAATCGACCCAACCTCTGAAGGTCTGGCACGTGCAGCGAAAATGGGTCTAAAAACCACGGCTGAAGGTGTCGATGGTCTGTTTCCTCACATAATCGAAGATGACATCAAGATTGCATTTGATGCCACTTCTGCTTATGTCCATGCTGAAAACAGCCGCAAGCTAAATGAACTTGGCGTACTAATGATTGACTTGACGCCTGCGGCGATTGGTCCGTTCTGTGTACCACCGGTCAACCTTGAGGCATTACTGGCTACAGGTGAGGTGCCAAATATTAATATGGTGACATGCGGCGGTCAGGCAACGATTCCGATGGTGGCGGCAGTATCACGCGTTCAGCCTGTTGAATACGGTGAAATCATTGCCACTGTATCGACCAAATCAGTTGGTCCGGGTACGCGTAAGAATATTGATGAGTTTACACGGACCACTGCGGGTGCAATCGAGAAGGTCGGCGGTGCAAAACAGGGTAAAGCTATCATTATTATTAATCCAGCCGAGCCACCTCTAATGATGCGTGACACAGTTCATTGTCTGGTTGAAGGCGAGCCGGATCAGGCTGCAATCACTGATTCAGTGCATGCGATGATCAAGGAAGTTCAGAAATACGTACCCGGTTATAAACTGGTAAATGGTCCGGTATTTGATGGTAACCGCGTATCAATTTACTTAGAAGTAGAAGGTTTGGGTGACTTCCTGCCGAAATATGCAGGCAACCTGGATATTATGACTGCAGCAGCTGCACGTACAGCAGAAATGTTTGCAGAACACGTGTTTAAGACTGTTGAAGCTTAA
- the dmpG gene encoding 4-hydroxy-2-oxovalerate aldolase, giving the protein MSKIIVHDMTLRDGMHPQRHQTTVEQMIAISTALDDAGVPLIEVTHGDGLGGSSVNYGFAAATDEEYLSAVVPRMKNAKISALLLPGIGTVDHLKMAHEIGVSTIRVATHCTEADCSEQHITAARKLEMDTVGFLMLAHMATPAQLLEEAKKMVSYGANCIYVTDSAGYMLPQDVTDRVACLRDALDSGIELGFHGHHNLGMGVANTVAAVEAGAVRVDLASAGLGAGAGNTPLELFIAVANRMGMDTGVDLFKVQDVAEDLVIPMMHNPIRADRDAATLGYAGVYSSFLLFAKRAEAKYGISAREILMELGRRGTVGGQEDMIEDLALTMSKAKTASV; this is encoded by the coding sequence ATGTCTAAGATTATTGTTCATGATATGACTTTACGTGATGGTATGCATCCGCAGCGCCATCAGACTACTGTTGAACAAATGATTGCGATTTCAACAGCACTGGATGATGCTGGCGTACCTTTAATTGAAGTGACTCATGGTGACGGCCTGGGTGGTTCATCAGTGAACTATGGTTTTGCTGCCGCAACGGATGAAGAATATCTGTCTGCAGTTGTGCCACGGATGAAAAATGCAAAAATTTCTGCATTACTCCTGCCTGGTATTGGTACGGTTGACCATTTAAAAATGGCACATGAAATTGGTGTATCTACCATTCGTGTGGCGACTCACTGTACTGAAGCCGACTGCTCTGAACAGCACATTACAGCTGCACGTAAGCTAGAGATGGATACTGTCGGTTTCCTGATGCTTGCGCACATGGCAACTCCAGCACAACTGCTTGAAGAAGCAAAAAAAATGGTGTCTTATGGTGCAAACTGTATCTATGTAACGGACTCTGCGGGCTATATGCTGCCACAAGATGTCACTGACCGTGTAGCATGTTTGCGTGATGCACTTGATTCAGGCATCGAACTCGGTTTTCATGGTCACCATAACCTGGGTATGGGGGTTGCCAATACTGTGGCTGCGGTTGAAGCAGGCGCTGTTCGTGTAGACTTGGCATCTGCAGGTCTAGGTGCGGGTGCAGGTAATACACCACTTGAGCTATTTATTGCTGTTGCAAACCGTATGGGTATGGACACTGGTGTTGACCTGTTCAAAGTACAGGATGTGGCCGAAGATTTAGTGATCCCAATGATGCACAACCCGATCCGAGCCGACCGTGATGCGGCAACTTTAGGTTATGCTGGTGTTTACTCTTCATTCCTGTTGTTCGCTAAACGTGCTGAAGCGAAGTATGGTATTTCTGCGCGTGAAATCCTGATGGAACTTGGTCGCCGTGGTACCGTAGGCGGTCAGGAGGATATGATTGAAGACTTGGCACTCACCATGTCAAAAGCCAAAACAGCAAGTGTTTAA
- a CDS encoding OprD family outer membrane porin, with protein MHSHNLWIALFAAVTTSGTSITHADFTDNSQVQLKLRNFYLDRQISQPDLNKPQDFGSWSQGITLDAKSGYLELGKAQVGIDLLAQYALRLSNDRGDNDYIMPYDYASKKQARDNFKLGITLKAKVSNTELRIGEILPMTPVVYFDPSRQLLTTYQGIWLESKDLDKTKITFGYLDGINARYENQLHDFKLWPNELNTEKNQIKAGDSHGMIIAGVDYQLSPELGLSYFYGDVTEIYRQHYIGVMYNKKLDQHNQLATHVRYFDNQESGEALYGQIDSQALSLKAAWTHGSHTLDAGYQQMFGEHGSHAPFFPTLSGWVPQPYLANWSVASFIRKDEKSWSLGYSYDFKEAGVPGLTATVRHYEGWNIDNGNGTRGKEDENNLIIGYTVPEGRLKGLGLQWMYIDVNYEQIPGFMDLEEHRIATTYTYKF; from the coding sequence ATGCATTCCCACAACTTATGGATAGCACTTTTTGCTGCGGTAACAACCTCAGGAACTTCTATTACTCATGCAGATTTTACTGATAACAGTCAAGTTCAGCTAAAGCTGCGTAATTTTTATCTGGACCGCCAGATTAGCCAGCCTGATCTGAACAAGCCACAAGATTTTGGCAGCTGGTCACAGGGAATCACGCTGGACGCAAAATCAGGTTATTTGGAGTTAGGGAAAGCTCAGGTCGGCATAGACCTGCTGGCGCAATATGCATTGCGTCTGAGTAATGACCGTGGAGATAATGATTATATCATGCCTTATGATTATGCTAGCAAAAAGCAGGCCCGCGATAATTTCAAGCTAGGTATCACTCTTAAAGCCAAAGTTAGTAACACCGAATTGCGGATCGGAGAGATCCTGCCCATGACGCCAGTAGTCTACTTTGACCCTTCACGGCAACTGTTGACCACTTATCAGGGCATATGGCTTGAATCTAAAGATCTTGATAAAACCAAGATAACATTCGGTTATCTGGATGGTATTAATGCACGATATGAAAATCAGTTGCATGATTTTAAATTGTGGCCAAATGAACTGAATACAGAAAAAAACCAGATCAAAGCGGGAGACAGTCATGGCATGATCATAGCTGGGGTGGATTACCAGCTTAGCCCCGAGCTTGGGCTCAGTTATTTCTACGGAGACGTCACTGAAATCTATCGTCAGCATTATATTGGCGTCATGTATAACAAAAAACTAGACCAGCACAACCAGCTGGCGACCCATGTCCGCTATTTTGACAATCAGGAATCAGGAGAAGCACTATATGGCCAGATTGATAGTCAGGCTCTGTCATTAAAAGCTGCCTGGACTCATGGTTCGCATACATTAGATGCCGGTTATCAGCAAATGTTTGGTGAGCATGGTAGTCATGCTCCATTTTTTCCAACCTTGTCGGGTTGGGTCCCACAACCCTACTTGGCCAACTGGTCAGTGGCGAGTTTTATCCGTAAAGATGAAAAATCATGGAGTCTAGGATACAGCTATGATTTCAAAGAAGCTGGTGTACCCGGATTAACTGCAACAGTTCGCCACTATGAAGGCTGGAATATAGATAATGGCAACGGGACCCGGGGTAAAGAAGATGAGAATAATCTCATTATAGGTTATACAGTACCGGAAGGCAGGCTGAAGGGCTTAGGACTGCAATGGATGTATATTGATGTGAACTATGAGCAGATTCCAGGATTTATGGATCTGGAAGAACATCGTATAGCGACAACCTATACTTATAAGTTTTAG
- a CDS encoding alpha/beta fold hydrolase, translating into MSTVQIPDYKTDPFFGLEDKWIETAEGELTHYHEVGEGTPILFLHGSGTGVSAAANWWLNLPQLGEQARCIAIDTIGYGQTVVAPGTPYGIRAWVDHAIRTLDALGIEKTWLVGNSLGGWLAFQLALDYPERVLGIVSMGTGGAKQTAALKAHANPVLTEDGIKKTLSMFVVNKDLITDELVKVRFASAKNDYASDRLMDVVGARDRDRFEFPLDFEKMKNITVPVLLIHGTQDVVIPVSRTWDILNVVPNADAHIFSQCGHWSQVEKADEFNTVVKNYLTAHGV; encoded by the coding sequence ATGAGCACTGTACAAATCCCTGATTATAAAACGGACCCATTTTTTGGTTTGGAAGATAAGTGGATTGAGACGGCTGAAGGTGAGCTGACCCATTATCATGAGGTGGGTGAGGGAACACCTATTCTGTTTTTACATGGGTCGGGAACTGGTGTCTCTGCTGCTGCAAACTGGTGGTTAAACCTGCCCCAGCTTGGCGAGCAGGCGCGTTGTATAGCAATTGATACGATTGGTTATGGACAGACTGTAGTGGCACCGGGCACTCCATATGGTATTCGTGCCTGGGTGGACCATGCTATCCGTACTCTAGATGCACTGGGTATTGAAAAGACCTGGCTGGTAGGTAATTCACTTGGTGGCTGGCTGGCATTCCAGCTGGCGCTTGACTATCCGGAACGTGTGCTTGGAATCGTATCGATGGGCACAGGCGGTGCAAAACAGACAGCAGCACTTAAAGCGCATGCCAATCCGGTGCTGACCGAAGACGGAATCAAGAAAACCCTATCAATGTTTGTAGTCAACAAAGACCTGATTACCGATGAGCTGGTTAAGGTACGTTTTGCTTCTGCAAAAAATGATTATGCATCTGACCGTCTGATGGATGTTGTGGGCGCACGTGATCGTGACCGTTTCGAATTCCCGCTTGATTTCGAGAAAATGAAAAATATTACAGTTCCTGTACTGCTGATTCACGGGACGCAAGATGTGGTGATTCCAGTGTCACGGACTTGGGATATCCTGAATGTAGTACCAAATGCGGACGCACATATTTTTAGCCAGTGCGGTCACTGGTCACAGGTTGAAAAAGCTGATGAGTTTAATACCGTTGTTAAAAACTATCTCACGGCACATGGTGTTTAA
- a CDS encoding DUF1345 domain-containing protein, whose translation MTFGIFHSLMSGIKNRPQFFLAFLTAAVLSMLLFWLTSWSWSTNLLIGWNTAIWLFLANLAYRMWQADHSDMQEQAKRQDESKWIILLLVIMALIMCMVAIGAQLSDLPKTGWLKFGHLLLAFLTIMSSWLLMHSVFALHYAHDFYLARSRGQNDGLNFPETERPTYPDFIHFSYIMGTAAQTADIEITNRRMRMLNTLHALLSFGFNTVILAICINVASGLLGGS comes from the coding sequence ATGACGTTCGGTATTTTTCATTCTTTGATGAGTGGTATTAAAAATCGTCCGCAATTTTTTCTGGCTTTTCTGACAGCAGCAGTATTAAGTATGCTGTTATTCTGGTTAACGTCCTGGTCTTGGTCGACCAATTTATTGATTGGTTGGAATACAGCAATATGGTTATTTCTGGCTAATCTGGCTTATCGCATGTGGCAGGCAGATCATAGCGATATGCAAGAACAGGCAAAACGCCAAGATGAGAGTAAATGGATTATTCTGCTTTTAGTCATCATGGCTTTAATCATGTGTATGGTCGCCATCGGAGCCCAACTTTCAGACTTGCCTAAAACAGGCTGGCTCAAATTTGGTCATCTTTTACTGGCATTTTTAACGATCATGTCATCCTGGTTATTAATGCATAGTGTATTTGCCCTGCACTATGCTCATGACTTTTATCTTGCCCGCTCCAGGGGCCAGAATGATGGCTTGAATTTTCCGGAAACTGAACGTCCGACCTATCCCGACTTTATTCACTTTAGCTATATTATGGGTACGGCCGCCCAGACAGCTGACATTGAAATCACCAATCGGCGCATGCGCATGTTAAATACTTTACATGCCTTGCTGTCATTCGGTTTTAATACTGTGATTCTAGCTATTTGTATCAACGTTGCTTCAGGCTTACTTGGCGGTTCTTAA
- the hcaR gene encoding DNA-binding transcriptional regulator HcaR — protein MELRHLRYFITVAEELNFSKAALKLYTAQPSLSQQIKDLEEDVGVKLLHRTKRKVELTEEGAVFLEQARLTLAQADKAVAMARQVSKAKQQMLRIGFVPVAEMKVFPYVLPNLRVQNPDLKIELLSLNNNEQMRLIKKGELDITFTRQNFQNDEIESQFVLREPLIFILPKDHPLTKYERIPVKALDGIDFIIPAAEESLTLHNLILDFAKQNGIEFNIIQKADNILFNINSIGIGLGCTILPGYIAPLMMENTVIRPLSVELPFLDLYVSYRKDTALVTAHKFIELLTKVFYLDINRNDA, from the coding sequence ATGGAATTACGCCACCTTCGCTATTTCATTACAGTTGCAGAAGAACTGAACTTTAGTAAGGCAGCCTTAAAACTGTATACCGCCCAGCCCTCTCTTAGCCAACAGATCAAGGACCTTGAAGAAGATGTTGGCGTCAAGCTGTTACACCGTACCAAACGTAAAGTTGAACTGACTGAAGAAGGCGCTGTTTTTCTGGAACAGGCGCGTTTGACCTTGGCGCAGGCAGATAAAGCCGTAGCAATGGCGCGTCAGGTTTCTAAAGCCAAACAGCAGATGCTCAGAATCGGTTTTGTTCCGGTTGCTGAAATGAAAGTATTCCCTTATGTTCTACCTAACTTAAGGGTTCAGAATCCGGACCTTAAAATCGAACTGCTCAGCCTTAACAACAATGAACAGATGCGGTTAATTAAGAAGGGTGAACTGGACATTACCTTTACCCGGCAGAACTTTCAGAATGACGAAATTGAAAGCCAGTTTGTTCTGCGTGAGCCCCTGATTTTCATATTGCCTAAAGATCATCCGCTCACTAAATATGAGCGTATTCCAGTAAAAGCACTTGATGGCATAGATTTTATAATTCCAGCTGCGGAAGAGTCACTTACCCTGCATAACCTGATTCTCGATTTTGCCAAACAAAACGGTATTGAGTTCAATATCATACAAAAGGCAGATAACATCCTGTTTAATATTAATTCTATCGGTATCGGTCTTGGCTGTACAATTTTGCCGGGTTATATTGCGCCACTGATGATGGAAAATACGGTAATCCGACCGCTCAGTGTAGAGCTGCCTTTTTTAGATTTATATGTCAGCTATCGTAAAGACACGGCTTTAGTTACTGCGCATAAATTTATTGAACTGCTGACCAAGGTGTTTTATCTCGATATTAACCGTAATGATGCCTAA
- the hcaE gene encoding 3-phenylpropionate/cinnamic acid dioxygenase subunit alpha, producing the protein MSRKIDVREIDALVDAQNGRISPSIYTDPDLYELELERVFGRTWLFLCHESQIPKAGDFFNTYMGEDPIIVVRQKDGSIKALLNQCRHRSMRVSFADCGNTRAFTCPYHGWSYGVDGSLKDIPLEDRAFPQGACKEKWGLIEVNRVESYKGLIFGCWDETTPDLVDYMGDIAWYLDGVLDRRPGGTEIIGGVHKWEIECNWKFAAEQFASDQYHALFSHASAIQVLGAKPDDETSKKLGAAQTARPVWETAKDAIQYGSRGHGSGFFFTEKPDANVWVDGEVANYFRETYEEVKERLGEVRALRLAGHNNMFPTLSWLNGTATLRVWHPRGPNKTEVWAFCIADAEASQEVKEAFERSATRAFGPAGFLEQDDSENWIEIQKVLRGYKARNNPLIMKMGLGNEKVREDGIPGIINYIFSETAARGLYRRWADLLIHETWEEVEKAADEYEKELMK; encoded by the coding sequence ATGAGTCGCAAAATTGATGTGCGTGAAATCGATGCTTTGGTCGATGCACAAAATGGACGTATCTCGCCATCTATCTACACTGATCCGGATCTGTACGAATTGGAACTGGAACGCGTATTTGGGCGTACTTGGTTATTCCTTTGTCATGAAAGCCAGATACCTAAGGCGGGTGATTTTTTCAACACTTATATGGGTGAAGATCCAATCATTGTGGTACGTCAAAAAGACGGCTCAATCAAAGCATTATTAAACCAGTGTCGCCATCGTTCAATGCGTGTCAGTTTCGCTGATTGTGGTAATACCCGTGCATTTACCTGTCCGTATCATGGCTGGTCTTACGGTGTAGATGGTTCATTAAAAGATATTCCCCTGGAAGACCGTGCTTTTCCACAAGGTGCCTGTAAAGAAAAATGGGGTTTAATTGAAGTCAACCGTGTCGAGTCTTATAAAGGCCTGATCTTTGGCTGTTGGGATGAAACCACGCCTGATCTGGTGGACTACATGGGTGATATTGCCTGGTATCTGGATGGGGTGCTGGACCGTCGTCCGGGTGGTACAGAAATCATTGGCGGCGTACATAAATGGGAAATTGAATGTAACTGGAAATTTGCAGCGGAACAGTTTGCTTCTGACCAGTACCATGCACTGTTTTCGCATGCTTCTGCCATTCAGGTTCTGGGCGCAAAACCGGATGATGAAACTTCTAAGAAATTAGGCGCAGCACAGACTGCACGTCCAGTTTGGGAAACTGCGAAAGATGCTATCCAGTATGGCTCGCGTGGCCACGGTTCAGGCTTCTTCTTTACGGAAAAGCCAGATGCAAATGTATGGGTAGATGGTGAAGTCGCCAATTATTTCCGTGAAACCTATGAAGAGGTCAAAGAGCGTCTGGGTGAAGTACGTGCTTTACGTTTGGCGGGTCACAATAATATGTTCCCGACATTGTCATGGCTAAATGGTACAGCAACACTCCGTGTGTGGCATCCGCGTGGTCCAAATAAGACAGAAGTCTGGGCTTTCTGTATTGCTGATGCTGAAGCCTCTCAGGAAGTTAAAGAAGCATTTGAACGCTCTGCGACACGTGCATTTGGTCCGGCAGGTTTTCTTGAGCAGGATGACTCTGAGAACTGGATCGAAATCCAGAAAGTATTACGCGGCTATAAGGCCCGTAATAATCCGCTCATTATGAAAATGGGTCTGGGCAATGAAAAAGTTCGTGAAGATGGCATTCCGGGGATTATCAATTACATTTTCTCTGAAACTGCAGCACGTGGTTTATATCGCCGCTGGGCAGATCTGCTGATTCATGAAACATGGGAAGAAGTCGAGAAAGCCGCTGACGAATATGAGAAGGAGCTAATGAAATGA
- the hcaF gene encoding 3-phenylpropionate/cinnamic acid dioxygenase subunit beta — protein sequence MSQISLELHHQISQFLYREAKALDDWDFRAWLDMLADDISYTLRTTANAQTRDRRRSVQPPTTWVFNDTKDLLERRVARLETGMAWAEEPPSRTTHMVSNIIVEPTDVEGEYYVYVTYVLYRAQKEKDVTIYCGKRHDKIRKVEGGLGFQIFNRKITLDQATYTSHNLSVFF from the coding sequence ATGAGTCAGATCAGTTTAGAACTTCATCATCAGATTAGCCAGTTTTTATACCGTGAAGCCAAAGCACTGGACGACTGGGATTTCCGTGCCTGGCTAGACATGCTGGCCGATGATATCTCTTATACGCTGCGTACGACTGCAAATGCGCAGACCCGTGACCGTCGCCGTTCGGTACAACCGCCAACCACTTGGGTTTTTAATGACACCAAAGACCTGCTGGAACGCCGGGTCGCACGTCTGGAAACCGGTATGGCTTGGGCTGAAGAGCCTCCATCACGTACTACCCACATGGTTTCAAATATTATTGTTGAGCCAACTGACGTAGAAGGTGAATACTATGTCTACGTTACTTATGTATTGTACCGTGCCCAGAAAGAAAAAGACGTGACGATTTATTGTGGCAAGCGTCATGACAAGATTCGCAAGGTTGAAGGTGGTCTTGGCTTCCAGATTTTCAACCGCAAGATCACGCTTGATCAAGCGACCTATACGTCACATAACCTGAGTGTATTCTTCTAA
- the hcaC gene encoding 3-phenylpropionate/cinnamic acid dioxygenase ferredoxin subunit yields the protein MNKIFVCQVDELDEGEALKVDCGINGIDALAVFNNGGDFFAMNDRCSHGNASMSEGYLEDDGTVECPLHSARFCLKTGQALCLPATDPIQTFPVMIEDGALYVEMAGE from the coding sequence ATGAATAAGATTTTTGTTTGCCAGGTCGATGAGCTCGATGAAGGTGAAGCGCTAAAAGTAGACTGCGGCATAAATGGTATTGATGCCTTGGCAGTATTCAACAATGGCGGAGATTTCTTCGCCATGAACGACCGTTGTTCACATGGTAATGCTTCCATGTCAGAAGGTTATCTTGAAGATGACGGGACGGTAGAGTGTCCTCTGCATTCAGCCCGTTTCTGTCTAAAAACCGGTCAGGCACTATGCCTGCCGGCTACCGATCCGATTCAGACTTTTCCGGTAATGATTGAAGACGGTGCTTTATATGTAGAGATGGCAGGAGAGTAA